In the genome of Marispirochaeta sp., one region contains:
- a CDS encoding iron-containing alcohol dehydrogenase, translating to MKKIKVAALPRLLIEEGAFKKLPGIIASSGYGRVGIIHGRTVWNRWGDDLCREFNTLDIDFLDAGVSGEPSPRVVDDIVTAWADEKPELILAVGGGSVMDAAKAAAAMLAESGSGGTKSVKEFLEGVGSMTPSGTTLPLYAVPTTAGTGSEATKNAVLSEIGGFKKSLRHDNYVPKLALIDPLLAVDAPLGITVAAGLDAITQLIESFISTGAGPFTDSLAVSGLVAAGRALPALLQNPENVNARAKMGYAAYLSGVCLANAGLGMIHGAASPIGAAREIPHGLVCGLLLSGTIRRILMRARAQEQRVLVRKIEKAAEALNSDIDQLPELLDGWLEDSGLPGFGEYGFTEDELRVLAGETDMKNSPVLFREKEIAEIFLERI from the coding sequence ATGAAAAAGATAAAAGTTGCGGCCCTGCCCCGGCTGCTGATTGAAGAGGGGGCATTTAAAAAACTTCCCGGTATTATAGCTTCTTCCGGGTACGGCCGGGTTGGAATTATTCATGGCAGAACGGTATGGAACCGCTGGGGAGACGACTTGTGCCGGGAGTTCAACACTCTGGATATTGATTTCCTCGATGCCGGTGTTTCCGGTGAACCTTCGCCGCGGGTTGTCGATGATATTGTAACTGCCTGGGCTGATGAAAAACCGGAACTGATCCTTGCTGTAGGCGGAGGCAGTGTCATGGACGCCGCCAAGGCTGCCGCCGCAATGCTCGCGGAATCCGGCTCCGGCGGAACAAAGAGCGTAAAAGAGTTTCTTGAAGGGGTAGGCAGCATGACTCCCTCCGGTACCACCCTGCCGCTTTACGCGGTTCCAACAACTGCGGGTACCGGATCAGAGGCTACCAAGAACGCGGTTTTAAGCGAGATCGGCGGTTTCAAAAAGTCCCTGCGTCACGATAATTATGTACCGAAGCTGGCCCTGATCGACCCTCTCCTGGCAGTTGATGCCCCCCTGGGGATTACCGTTGCCGCAGGTTTGGACGCCATTACACAGCTTATCGAGTCTTTTATCTCCACCGGAGCGGGCCCCTTTACCGATTCCCTGGCGGTCTCCGGTCTCGTGGCCGCCGGGCGGGCCCTGCCGGCACTGCTGCAGAATCCCGAAAACGTAAACGCCAGGGCCAAAATGGGGTATGCGGCTTACCTGTCGGGTGTGTGCCTGGCAAACGCCGGTCTGGGCATGATTCATGGAGCGGCAAGTCCTATAGGAGCGGCCAGGGAGATTCCCCACGGTCTGGTGTGCGGCCTGCTCCTTTCCGGTACCATACGGCGTATTCTGATGCGGGCCCGGGCGCAGGAACAGCGGGTACTGGTTCGCAAAATTGAAAAGGCTGCCGAGGCCCTGAACAGTGATATCGATCAGTTGCCTGAGCTGCTGGACGGCTGGCTTGAGGATTCCGGTTTACCCGGATTTGGAGAATACGGTTTTACCGAGGATGAGCTGCGCGTACTGGCTGGAGAGACGGACATGAAAAACAGTCCGGTCCTGTTCCGCGAAAAGGAGATCGCGGAGATCTTTCTGGAGCGGATCTGA
- a CDS encoding YhbY family RNA-binding protein, with translation MAKELNSAARKFLSARASHKKPVVMLGKEGATPQLIKALNEALTAHELVKLRFVDYKEDRRTIAAELTDAVEARLVRIIGNVAIYFRPHEEPEKRRYTLPE, from the coding sequence ATGGCTAAGGAATTGAACAGTGCGGCGCGAAAATTCTTAAGCGCCAGGGCCTCACATAAAAAGCCGGTGGTAATGCTCGGCAAGGAGGGGGCCACCCCGCAGCTTATTAAAGCCCTTAACGAGGCCTTAACGGCCCATGAGCTTGTAAAACTGCGTTTTGTAGACTACAAGGAGGACCGCAGAACAATCGCCGCGGAACTGACGGATGCCGTGGAGGCCCGGCTTGTGCGGATTATCGGCAACGTAGCGATCTATTTCCGTCCTCATGAAGAGCCGGAAAAGCGACGCTATACCCTGCCGGAGTAA
- a CDS encoding glycoside-pentoside-hexuronide (GPH):cation symporter, translated as MKEQKLSLGTKLGFGVCDLGGNLYFTVIAFWLMNYLTDTVHLSAALAGTVVMIGRIWDAVTDPAVGVLSDRTRSRWGRRRPYLLFGALPLALAMIFMFTVPTFIEGQLGLFWWALLAYCFLGTTYTIIIVPYAALTPELTTDYQERSSLNGYRFVFALFGTLIGAVAVLPLRDAFGSAVKGFSAVGIIFGVIMALSALVTFLAVREPDHGTREIPKGEGIVASYLKVFACKPYLIITFAYVLHILAITIVSGIMVYYFKYVYNNEGATTLALGLLLIVSIPSIPVSVMISKKIGKKATYAIGLGIFAAALFVFYFIGEKAGTGGALVIFAFAGIGNGFVFPTPYAMVPDAIDQDYLDTGIRKEGAFYGTWTLLTKTGQGLANGIIGWMLGFAGFQADVMQNAASLGVIKLLLGPLPAVVFLFSILVLIFYPINEERYNAIRSAIETREAGIGGA; from the coding sequence ATGAAAGAACAGAAGCTGTCCTTGGGAACCAAACTTGGTTTTGGTGTATGTGATCTCGGGGGAAACCTCTATTTTACCGTAATCGCCTTCTGGCTGATGAACTATCTGACCGATACGGTGCATCTTTCCGCCGCCCTGGCAGGAACGGTGGTCATGATCGGCAGGATCTGGGACGCGGTAACTGATCCTGCGGTGGGGGTCCTGAGCGACCGAACCCGCAGCCGCTGGGGCCGCCGCAGGCCCTACCTGCTTTTCGGTGCTCTTCCCCTAGCTCTTGCCATGATCTTTATGTTTACCGTACCCACATTCATCGAAGGACAGCTGGGACTCTTCTGGTGGGCCCTGCTGGCCTACTGTTTTCTGGGTACCACCTACACGATCATCATTGTTCCTTACGCGGCCCTGACCCCGGAGCTGACCACGGATTATCAGGAACGGAGTTCCCTTAACGGCTATCGCTTTGTTTTTGCCCTCTTCGGGACCCTGATCGGAGCGGTGGCAGTCCTTCCGCTGCGCGATGCCTTTGGTTCGGCGGTAAAAGGCTTTAGCGCGGTGGGAATTATATTCGGTGTAATAATGGCCCTGAGCGCCCTTGTAACCTTTCTTGCTGTCCGGGAACCTGATCACGGTACCCGGGAAATTCCCAAGGGGGAGGGCATTGTCGCCTCCTACCTGAAGGTCTTTGCCTGCAAGCCCTATCTTATTATAACCTTTGCCTATGTACTCCATATCCTTGCAATCACCATCGTCTCCGGGATCATGGTCTACTACTTCAAATATGTGTACAACAACGAAGGTGCAACCACCCTGGCTCTGGGATTGCTGCTGATTGTCTCTATTCCTTCAATCCCTGTCAGTGTGATGATTTCAAAGAAAATCGGCAAAAAGGCAACCTATGCCATTGGACTCGGTATTTTTGCAGCGGCCCTGTTTGTATTTTATTTTATTGGAGAAAAGGCCGGAACCGGCGGAGCACTGGTCATCTTTGCCTTTGCCGGAATTGGTAACGGCTTTGTTTTCCCCACTCCCTACGCTATGGTCCCTGATGCCATTGATCAGGATTACCTTGATACGGGGATCCGCAAGGAGGGGGCTTTTTACGGTACCTGGACCCTCCTTACGAAGACAGGGCAGGGACTGGCAAACGGTATCATCGGCTGGATGCTGGGATTCGCAGGTTTTCAGGCAGATGTTATGCAGAATGCCGCCTCCCTGGGGGTAATAAAACTCCTGCTGGGGCCGCTTCCGGCGGTGGTATTTCTTTTTTCCATTCTGGTCCTCATTTTCTATCCCATCAACGAGGAGCGCTACAATGCCATCCGCTCTGCAATAGAAACCCGCGAAGCCGGTATCGGAGGAGCGTGA
- a CDS encoding PfkB family carbohydrate kinase: MSEARFLVVSLNPVMQRTLLYESWKENQVNRTRTHYLHASGKGVNVARVLTQLGEEAVHLTHAGGADRERFLTMCRKDGLTIYAADSGSEIRTCVTILSGENHSSTELIADAGPVAAGTDEAVRREFEKLIAKSGFLIISGTRAPGYRDDLYPWMVQEATKRGVTSILDIKGEDLKACLPCGPALIKPNLSEFCSTFLPELGVEEHEADESALETAAKEMERIYRDYGILTVLTLGARGALGWNGQERIRRPALSITPLNTIGCGDAFTAGLAYSLAEGQSLIDALDKAAECAAANAGLIKPGVIE; this comes from the coding sequence ATGTCGGAAGCCAGATTCCTCGTAGTAAGCCTGAATCCTGTTATGCAGCGGACTCTGCTCTATGAGTCGTGGAAGGAGAACCAGGTTAACCGTACCCGTACCCATTACCTTCATGCCTCCGGCAAGGGTGTCAATGTGGCCAGGGTCCTGACCCAGCTGGGGGAGGAGGCGGTTCATCTGACCCACGCCGGAGGTGCAGACAGGGAAAGGTTTCTGACCATGTGCCGGAAAGACGGACTTACAATTTACGCAGCGGATTCTGGTTCGGAAATCAGAACTTGTGTTACCATTTTAAGCGGTGAAAACCACAGCAGCACTGAACTGATTGCCGATGCCGGACCTGTTGCCGCCGGCACCGACGAGGCTGTGCGCAGAGAATTTGAGAAGCTGATAGCAAAGTCCGGGTTCCTGATTATCTCCGGTACCAGGGCCCCGGGATACCGGGACGACCTGTACCCCTGGATGGTACAGGAAGCCACAAAGCGGGGAGTTACCAGCATTCTCGACATCAAGGGAGAGGACCTCAAAGCCTGTCTTCCCTGCGGTCCTGCATTGATCAAACCGAATCTAAGCGAGTTCTGTTCCACCTTTCTGCCTGAACTCGGGGTAGAGGAGCATGAAGCTGACGAGTCTGCCCTTGAGACTGCCGCAAAAGAAATGGAAAGGATATACCGGGACTACGGGATCCTTACTGTGCTGACCCTGGGGGCCCGCGGGGCCCTGGGCTGGAACGGCCAGGAACGTATCCGGCGGCCCGCTCTTTCTATTACGCCGCTGAATACTATTGGCTGCGGTGACGCCTTTACCGCGGGGCTGGCTTACAGTCTGGCTGAGGGGCAAAGCCTTATAGACGCCCTCGACAAGGCTGCTGAATGCGCTGCCGCCAATGCCGGGCTTATAAAACCCGGGGTCATTGAATAA
- a CDS encoding cytidine/deoxycytidylate deaminase family protein, which yields MIKQSNYKRPSWDEYFMEVCDAIAKRATCDRGRSGCVIARDRQLLVTGYVGSPVGFPHCDEVGHQIRKLIHEDGSISQHCMRTVHAEQNAICQAARRGVALEGATLYCTMTPCRTCAMLIINCGITRVVCKRKYHAGAESEEFFRRAGIQLDYFSEETEAYENQS from the coding sequence ATGATAAAACAAAGCAATTACAAACGCCCCAGCTGGGATGAATATTTTATGGAGGTCTGTGACGCCATTGCCAAGCGGGCAACCTGTGACCGCGGACGCTCAGGCTGCGTTATAGCGAGAGACCGGCAGCTGCTGGTAACGGGCTATGTGGGCTCTCCTGTGGGGTTTCCCCATTGCGACGAGGTGGGACACCAGATAAGGAAACTGATACACGAGGACGGTAGTATCAGCCAGCATTGTATGAGAACTGTCCATGCCGAGCAGAATGCCATCTGTCAGGCTGCCCGGCGGGGTGTAGCCCTGGAAGGAGCCACCCTCTACTGCACCATGACCCCCTGCAGAACCTGCGCCATGCTGATTATTAATTGCGGGATTACGCGGGTTGTCTGTAAGCGAAAGTATCATGCGGGGGCAGAGTCGGAAGAGTTCTTCCGCCGGGCGGGCATCCAGCTGGACTACTTCAGCGAAGAGACCGAAGCCTACGAGAACCAGAGCTGA
- a CDS encoding GNAT family N-acetyltransferase, producing MRASLLDTASYPCPYLSGKTARMEQFIAYTIGPQEHETLLGYGYRHFGTYYFRPACETCSSCVPLRVRVGDVYFHRSWRRLLKKSAGLDLRFNEPPSLQEAYDLYVLHKTRFGDGEQSDILVFRESFFSEHPVSRLLTLRDGKRLVAVAHFDQMPRSLSAVYTYYNDRDYGWVSPGKLCIIHLIQLAKLTNRMYLHLGYYVHENPFMHYKAGYTPFEYSPRGGEWSREKKPLAELSFVPGETLLR from the coding sequence TGCCCCTACCTTTCAGGAAAAACTGCCCGTATGGAGCAGTTTATTGCCTACACAATAGGGCCGCAGGAACATGAGACCCTGCTGGGTTACGGATATCGTCATTTCGGGACTTACTATTTCCGGCCCGCCTGCGAAACCTGTTCAAGCTGTGTCCCCCTGCGTGTCAGAGTCGGGGACGTATACTTCCACCGCTCATGGCGCAGGCTGCTGAAGAAATCTGCGGGCCTGGATCTGCGCTTCAACGAACCTCCTTCATTACAGGAGGCTTACGATCTCTATGTTCTGCATAAAACGCGTTTCGGCGACGGTGAGCAATCGGATATACTGGTATTCCGTGAAAGCTTCTTTTCGGAGCATCCGGTGTCCCGGCTGCTAACCCTGCGGGACGGAAAGCGTCTTGTAGCTGTGGCCCACTTTGACCAGATGCCCCGCAGCCTCTCTGCGGTCTACACCTACTATAACGACAGGGACTATGGCTGGGTCAGTCCGGGTAAGCTCTGCATAATCCATCTTATTCAGCTCGCGAAGTTGACGAACAGAATGTATCTCCACCTTGGATATTATGTCCATGAGAACCCTTTTATGCATTACAAGGCCGGGTATACCCCCTTTGAGTACAGTCCCCGGGGAGGAGAGTGGTCCCGGGAAAAGAAGCCCCTGGCCGAACTGAGCTTTGTTCCTGGAGAGACTCTGCTGCGCTGA
- a CDS encoding fructosamine kinase family protein, translating to MTKGSCDEYLENRVRELFGSDARVVERHGLGGGCINNAEEYSLSGGDKLFVKRNRSSRGGLFAAEAAGLNALTVNEAPRVPRVLGHFDDGTDQILVLEFIVSAARARDFWQTFGRQMAALHRVSSKNGFGFDEDNHIGATEQKNSWMPSWLEFFAQQRIGFQLQLARDQGLLDAAGTARCERFIADLSDILIEPEAPSLLHGDLWGGNYMVGDAGEPVLIDPAVYYGHREADLAMTELFGGFDPSFHAAYNEVFPLEPGYRQRRDAYNLYHMLNHLNLFGGSYAGSVKAILQRYT from the coding sequence ATGACAAAAGGCAGCTGTGACGAGTATCTGGAGAACCGGGTCAGAGAGCTCTTTGGAAGTGATGCCCGCGTGGTCGAGCGCCACGGACTGGGCGGGGGCTGCATCAACAATGCCGAGGAGTATTCTCTTTCCGGAGGCGATAAACTCTTTGTAAAACGGAACAGGAGCAGTCGCGGCGGATTGTTTGCCGCCGAGGCCGCAGGTCTGAATGCCCTGACCGTAAACGAGGCGCCTCGGGTGCCCCGGGTTCTGGGGCATTTCGATGACGGTACGGACCAGATTCTGGTCCTCGAGTTTATCGTCTCCGCAGCCAGGGCCCGGGATTTCTGGCAGACCTTCGGCAGGCAGATGGCCGCTCTGCACCGGGTAAGCAGTAAGAACGGCTTCGGTTTTGACGAGGACAACCATATCGGCGCGACAGAACAGAAGAACAGCTGGATGCCGAGCTGGCTTGAGTTCTTCGCGCAGCAGCGTATCGGTTTCCAGCTTCAGCTTGCCCGCGATCAGGGGCTTCTGGATGCGGCAGGTACCGCCCGCTGCGAAAGATTCATTGCCGACCTGTCCGATATTCTGATCGAACCGGAAGCACCTTCACTGCTGCATGGCGACCTGTGGGGAGGGAACTACATGGTCGGAGATGCGGGTGAACCGGTATTGATTGATCCCGCAGTCTATTATGGGCACAGAGAAGCCGATCTGGCAATGACCGAACTCTTCGGGGGCTTCGATCCCTCTTTTCACGCCGCCTATAACGAGGTTTTTCCCCTGGAGCCGGGCTACCGGCAGCGCAGAGACGCCTATAACCTGTATCACATGCTGAACCATCTGAATCTCTTCGGGGGCTCCTACGCAGGCTCGGTAAAAGCCATTCTGCAGCGCTATACCTGA
- a CDS encoding low molecular weight protein-tyrosine-phosphatase: MSNRTISVMFVCMGNVCRSPAAHAVFMHKLRERGLEEQVLVASSGTIAYHTGEPADPRMIQELARNGVESVSRAQQFTLEDFSRYDLILAMDRRNYESLKEMAANGNCQYFSRVRLFRDFDPEGPGDVPDPYYGGRSGFAEVFRMVDRTTDYLLDRIFAGELVP, translated from the coding sequence ATGAGTAATCGAACTATCAGTGTCATGTTTGTATGCATGGGCAATGTGTGCCGTTCACCGGCGGCCCACGCGGTATTTATGCATAAGCTGCGGGAACGGGGTCTGGAAGAGCAGGTTCTCGTTGCTTCCTCCGGAACTATTGCCTACCATACGGGAGAACCTGCGGATCCACGGATGATTCAGGAACTTGCCCGCAACGGTGTTGAGTCGGTCAGCAGGGCACAGCAGTTTACGCTTGAGGATTTTTCCCGTTACGACCTCATTCTTGCCATGGACCGCAGGAACTACGAGTCCCTTAAGGAGATGGCTGCCAACGGGAACTGTCAATACTTTTCCCGGGTACGTCTTTTTCGGGACTTTGACCCTGAAGGACCGGGGGATGTGCCAGACCCGTACTACGGCGGCAGGAGCGGGTTTGCCGAAGTTTTCCGGATGGTAGACCGTACAACGGACTATCTGCTGGACCGCATTTTTGCAGGAGAGCTGGTGCCATGA